A single genomic interval of Eurosta solidaginis isolate ZX-2024a chromosome 3, ASM4086904v1, whole genome shotgun sequence harbors:
- the LOC137245625 gene encoding putative inorganic phosphate cotransporter: MVFWCDCFNGGYQQIDSANQQGSRLGIRHLQCFLAFCGLAVAYSLRVNLSVAIVAMTDKNATNPAFDEYDWDESIKSYLLSSFFWGYVVTQVPGGYLAHHYGAKYTFFFGVLVCSCLAILTPFCAEIGDWPLVLALRASQGLSQGMIFPSTHTFLSKWAPADERARLVSYCYSGAQFGTVVMLSISGYIASSWLGWPSIFYISGIVGILWSIIWYFCSASSPSEHPSISLAELRYIESSDQARRSSDAGRTTSNTHAPAHKVPWGKIFTSAPFLTLIFVHSSNNWGFWTLLTEIPTYLKNILGVDIRNNGPLSALPYLAMWLLSYGFIFLGDLINTRYTMPLWVSRKLFNTIGQWVPMMALIGLGYIYAGGSFKLAVALLTIAVGANAATYLGHQVNHIDLAPNFAGTLMGITNCAANVISIIAPLTVGLIVTDETNAEQWRIVFYVSAFFYFVGNLFFILFGCTSSQPWNFPQNPTPRSSTQDTYTGNPIDENQNLSDDENAPINRNIAP; encoded by the exons ATGGTTTTTTGGTGcgattgcttcaatggtggcTACCAGCAAATTGATTCAGCCAATCAACAAG GTTCACGCCTTGGCATACGTCATCTACAATGCTTCCTAGCTTTTTGCGGTTTGGCAGTGGCATACTCATTGCGTGTAAATCTTTCTGTAGCCATTGTCGCAATGACagataaaaatgcaacaaatcCTGCCTTTGAT GAATACGATTGGGACGAGAGTATAAAATCCTATCTTCTCAGCAGCTTCTTTTGGGGCTATGTAGTAACGCAAGTGCCTGGTGGGTATCTCGCTCATCATTATGGTGCAAAATATACATTTTTCTTCGGTGTACTTGTGTGTTCATGTCTCGCCATCTTGACACCATTCTGTGCTGAAATAGGCGACTGGCCCTTAGTTTTAGCATTACGTGCATCACAAGGTCTCTCTCAAGGTATGATCTTCCCATCGACACATACATTCCTTTCGAAATGGGCACCAGCTGATGAACGTGCTAGACTTGTCAGTTATTGCTATTCTGGAGCACAATTTGGTACAGTTGTAATGCTTTCGATAAGCGGTTACATAGCGTCTTCCTGGCTTGGTTGGCCCAGCATATTTTATATATCTGGTATCGTGGGTATATTGTGGTCAATAATTTGGTATTTCTGCAGTGCAAGTTCACCAAGTGAACATCCGTCTATTAGTTTAGCAGAACTCCGTTATATAGAATCATCGGATCAAGCACGTCGTTCATCGGATGCAGGGCGCACTACTAGCAACACACATGCACCAGCGCACAAAGTACCATGGGGAAAAATATTTACATCAGCACCATTTCTTACACTGATTTTCGTGCATTCATCGAATAATTGGGGTTTTTGGACTTTACTTACGGAAATACCGACCTATTTGAAGAACATACTTGGCGTGGATATACGTAACAATGGGCCTTTGTCAGCACTACCGTACCTTGCCATGTGGCTGCTGTCATACGGTTTCATCTTTTTGGGAGACTTAATCAATACACGTTATACAATGCCTCTATGGGTTTCACGCAAACTCTTCAATACCATTGGACAGTGGGTGCCAATGATGGCGCTGATAGGTTTAGGTTATATCTATGCCGGTGGCAGCTTTAAATTGGCAGTGGCGTTGCTAACTATCGCAGTCGGCGCAAATGCGGCTACCTATTTAGGTCACCAGGTGAATCACATCGATTTGGCGCCAAATTTTGCCGGCACTCTGATGGGCATTACAAATTGCGCAGCAAATGTGATTAGCATAATCGCACCGCTCACCGTTGGACTTATCGTTACAGATGAG ACAAATGCCGAACAATGGCGAATTGTTTTCTATGTAAGcgcatttttctattttgttggaAATCTGTTTTTCATTTTGTTTGGCTGTACAAGCTCACAGCCATGGAATTTCCCCCAAAATCCAACACCGCGCAGCTCAACACAGGACACTTATACCGGAAACCCAATAGATGAGAATCAAAATTTAAGCGATGATGAAAATGCACCAATAAATCGTAATATTGCACCTTAA
- the LOC137245626 gene encoding mucin-2, whose amino-acid sequence MTRQQRMFITPTTSALAAYMAICLLTLAHAADKWSRQLEPSSPGVSDSFDWVPVAQPVDGSAAKDRSGNGRVLTYSQAFPPNGRFGDLPKPHNTPPSQQHPFDFPYQFQRFSNQPPPPRSQLSSPFGGPTRNSPTSLQSGEPTSQSFFKFEMPFRGDGSNRGGSGGPSSLQTGYQIQHTFGGGAQATLFSSPLFNQQPVFPPEFHPISQKPQQQPLQKPLPQQNFIEDTFSAKNVYRESKPNPTQQSLQSVTPQVFPAGPNVEQFFDLNKPSSFFAQPTFQQSENVPSGPFQQSDTAPTAPASAPTNNDGSNQQDVQLLYVPFDTLFNQQQKPESQAFEANKYNLNPANFPTVNPFQINQFYTQDSLGSLDQQNYFTTSAATTTSRPKTTTKRPANVFQNYASNLQFTTPRPKPKAHQPPLAMFLVRNTARPTQSDVVSALRHSNEISVIDAPTKKIPEIFVGPAGMATPDGYVKFDLPYLSQLTQTRELREVPFFVAPLSYRTPNGFNKILLPEPHVGSIVINLGQSGSVNQEVASQSSKPNVVYSQNEINQYQPVQSTQRPRPHRVKQPAATKDYYPSEPVPQKNRDQFEVTTQRATLAPTRGEKFNYYYNQDAIHEVSSPKVTKQDRPKKKRPQNVQKRPIEQATFAQTINNPYAQFQPAQSNQIANDDIYKIQYNRPAHSPSTSTSTSTTSTTSTTTSTTAAPTYYTFNNNGQVEFQNANGGQLYTFDSIPKEPAEPQAPRYTTHPPSSTTAEEEYHMKQYFRQQDAFRNRPQIVSPTNPPFEQVHYTPVDLDYGRDVNTPSTTTSSTQQLVTYYSPSQPAVPAQEDAYNAVSPQQIDTEDFQQTEHKPHRKQPSNHRPSYNLNEIPDSTIEYEPNPYHVPSELPPLTPNLPGLVNNLIEKEKQNAISELATTTPIQPETELPTRPTRRPIHRVRKPVVTKVSSSVSYSETESTTRRPVQRVRRPFGSRATVSTTASTSDDGAEEQATPSSTRRPSSAARNPLIRNPNRIRYQPTTEERQSLTPKQRKKYGGNSGKDEDLEYQRDVLKQNYPVIKPLKSRTQSSQTAIPSSYATNFATETPTSEPQQVYTVTPSNTVESNDQTFPAGILEPMQIAQQYSQYTKDNFGPGYFPNQEDLSPTEPIIRNEINPVYTTLPTTTTPATTTTTTTEEPQVTTKRSPFARRNYPRLRTTTTEIPTTTTPETETKSSLRPRVPPRKVIRVRTRTRRPQTTSSTSSPAKETEGEEPKNSFRKINRFNQDLYENEATQPQRRRQRPSFKLDGQETQWSPTLKYGSNHFKPTNPKEQNKDDEHKYEDEPQIVTLGPNSDKNAENFEVNISASLGEAKPTIKEPNLKPEKSFAELLEEVMGKAPEEKPLTSAEETSTRPADGTFFESQKTTIFNRINRRNKFKKLITPATQNNDSFETAESQGLGSQLLNSFNAKEKSSDEIVKELATTTSLTPAPVDQMTAPTPTTAPSPPVTTMYTEEPTTSQPIDVTSYATTLAITDAVDKTTMTPTKNEAEAETYGSAENATRRMDVAAVDDLESQPSIFSEVKRQLHDLFAIEESEDHAVTAALAAVGKRRQEYMNIKRTKPDTTTEAMNAELLAVTEPTSAAAKTDGKVRNPLHKNLMDQVVYATSTSTKETAETEICYRGRCIRSEDLPPNHKLN is encoded by the exons ATGACTCGACAACAACGAATGTTTATCACACCAACAACGTCAGCGCTTGCCGCCTACATGGCTATTTGTTTGCTTACACTGGCCCACGCTGCTGATAAATGGTCACGCCAATTAGAACCAAGCTCTCCCGGAGTGTCAGACTCTTTTGATTGGGTGCCAGTGGCACAGCCGGTTGATGGTTCAGCTGCAAAGGATCGTTCTGGAAATGGACGTGTGCTCACCTACTCACAAGCTTTTCCACCAAATGGACGCTTTGGTGATTTACCTAAACCGCATAATACACCACCATCTCAACAGCACCCATTTGATTTTCCGTATCAATTTCAACGTTTCTCTAATCAgccaccaccaccacgctcacAATTAAGTTCACCTTTCGGCGGCCCAACGCGTAACTCTCCGACATCACTTCAATCTGGCGAACCAACATCACAATCATTCTTCAAGTTCGAGATGCCCTTCCGTGGCGACGGCAGCAATCGTGGTGGATCGGGTGGGCCAAGCTCACTACAAACTGGCTACCAAATTCAACATACCTTCGGCGGTGGCGCACAAGCTACACTCTTTAGTTCACCGCTTTTTAATCAGCAACCAGTTTTTCCACCAGAATTCCATCCCATATCGCAAAAGCCGCAACAGCAACCTTTGCAAAAACCATTGCCTCAGCAAAATTTCATTGAAGATACTTTTTCCGCTAAAAATGTCTATCGTGAATCCAAACCGAATCCAACACAACAATCACTACAAAGTGTCACACCACAAGTATTCCCAGCAGGGCCAAATGTCGAGCAATTTTTCGATTTGAATAAACCATCGTCATTCTTTGCACAACCTACATTCCAGCAATCGGAAAACGTACCGAGCGGACCATTTCAACAATCCGATACCGCACCAACCGCACCTGCTTCTGCGCCCACGAACAATGATGGTAGTAACCAACAGGATGTACAATTACTTTATGTACCGTTTGATACGCTTTTTAATCAACAACAAAAGCCTGAGTCTCAAGCTTTTGAAGCCAACAAGTATAATTTGAATCCCGCTAACTTCCCTACAGTCAATCCATTCCAAATAAATCAGTTCTATACTCAAGACTCACTCGGCTCGCTGGATCAACAGAACTATTTTACAACAAGCGCCGCTACAACTACAAGCCGCccaaagacaacaacaaaaaggcCCGCCAACGTTTTTCAAAATTATGCTAGTAACCTTCAATTCACCACGCCGCGTCCCAAGCCGAAAGCACATCAGCCACCACTAGCTATGTTTTTGGTACGCAACACAGCACGTCCAACGCAATCGGATGTGGTATCTGCTTTGCGGCATTCCAATGAAATATCTGTCATTGATGCGCCTACAAAGAAAATACCAGAGATATTTGTAGGCCCTGCTGGTATGGCTACACCAGATGGTTATGTAAAGTTCGATTTGCCCTATTTGTCGCAGCTCACACAGACTCGCGAACTGCGTGAAGTGCCTTTCTTTGTTGCACCACTCAGCTATCGTACACCGAATGGATTTAATAAAATTCTTTTACCGGAGCCGCATGTGGGCTCAATTGTAATTAATTTGGGCCAAAGCGGTAGCGTTAACCAAGAGGTTGCAAGTCAGTCGTCTAAGCCAAATGTTGTCTACAGTCAGAACGAAATTAATCAATACCAACCGGTACAATCGACGCAACGTCCACGTCCACATCGTGTAAAGCAGCCAGCCGCTACAAAGGACTACTACCCAAGTGAACCGGTGCCTCAAAAAAATCGTGATCAATTCGAAGTGACGACACAACGTGCTACTCTAGCGCCTACACGCGGTGAAAAGTTCAACTATTATTACAATCAAGATGCTATACATGAGGTAAGCTCACCAAAGGTTACCAAACAAGATCGACCGAAAAAGAAACGTCCACAGAACGTGCAAAAACGACCGATTGAACAAGCCACTTTTGCGCAGACCATCAACAACCCATACGCACAGTTCCAGCCAGCTCAATCCAATCAGATAGCTAACGATGATATTTACAAAATTCAGTATAACCGTCCCGCACACAGTCCTTCAACGTCTACGAGTACTTCCACTACATCGACCACAAGTACTACTACTTCAACAACAGCCGCACCCACTTACTACACATTCAACAACAATGGGCAAGTAGAGTTTCAGAATGCTAACGGTGGTCAGCTCTACACTTTTGATAGCATACCAAAAGAACCTGCTGAGCCACAGGCACCACGTTATACTACACATCCGCCTTCAAGCACTACCGCCGAGGAAGAGTATCACATGAAACAATATTTCCGTCAACAAGATGCATTCCGTAATCGGCCACAAATTGTGAGCCCTACGAACCCACCCTTCGAACAAGTGCACTATACACCTGTAGATTTGGATTATGGACGTGATGTTAATACACCTTCAACAACTACGTCATCCACCCAACAACTTGTAACATACTACTCACCCTCACAGCCAGCAGTTCCAGCACAGGAGGATGCATACAATGCAGTATCTCCACAGCAAATCGATACGGAGGATTTTCAGCAGACCGAGCACAAACCACATCGTAAGCAGCCCTCAAACCATCGTCCATCATACAATCTGAATGAAATTCCGGATAGCACTATTGAATATGAACCTAATCCATATCATGTGCCTTCAGAGTTGCCACCACTTACACCAAATTTGCCAGGACTAGtaaataatttaattgaaaaagaaaagcaaaatgcTATCAGCGAGCTTGCCACAACTACACCAATTCAACCGGAGACTGAACTTCCAACCCGTCCAACACGACGTCCAATCCACCGTGTGCGTAAACCAGTGGTTACCAAAGTTTCATCCTCGGTATCTTACTCTGAAACTGAGTCAACCACACGTCGCCCCGTACAACGTGTACGCCGACCATTTGGTTCACGTGCGACAGTCAGCACAACTGCATCAACATCGGACGACGGTGCAGAAGAGCAAGCAACACCATCTTCAACACGTCGTCCTTCATCAGCTGCACGAAATCCTCTAATACGCAATCCCAACCGCATACGTTATCAGCCCACAACAGAGGAGAGACAGTCATTGACCCCAAAGCAACGCAAGAAGTACGGCGGTAATTCAGGCAAGGATGAGGATTTGGAGTATCAACGTGATGTATTGAAACAGAATTATCCAGTAATAAAACCGCTAAAATCTCGTACCCAATCAAGTCAGACGGCGATACCTAGCTCGTATGCAACAAACTTTGCCACTGAAACACCAACCTCTGAGCCTCAACAAGTTTACACAGTAACTCCCAGCAATACGGTTGAGTCAAATGACCAAACCTTTCCAGCGGGTATTTTAGAGCCAATGCAAATTGCCCAGCAATACAGTCAATATACAAAGGACAATTTTGGACCAGGTTATTTCCCCAATCAGGAAGATTTAAGCCCAACAGAACCGATTATACGCAATGAGATAAATCCTGTTTATACAACTTTGCCAACCACGACTACTCCTGCTACAACAACGACTACTACTACTGAAGAGCCTCAAGTGACTACAAAACGGTCTCCGTTTGCTCGCAGAAATTATCCACGTTTGCGTACGACAACAACCGAGATACCAACTACGACGACGCCAGAAACTGAGACGAAATCGTCG ctACGTCCACGTGTACCGCCACGTAAGGTAATCAGAGTGCGTACGCGAACACGTCGTCCACAAACAACATCATCCACATCTAGCCCAGCAAAAGAAACCGAGGGCGAAGAGCCCAAGAATAGCTTCCGCAAAATAAATCGGTTCAACCAAGATCTATATGAGAATGAG GCCACACAACCACAGAGGCGTCGACAAAGACCCAGCTTTAAGCTGGACGGACAAGAGACGCAATGGTCGCCAACATTGAAATATGGTAGCAATCACTTCAAGCCAACGAATCCAAAGGAACAAAATAAAGATGACGAACACAAGTACGAGGATGAACCgcaaatagttacattaggtccTAACAGTGACAAAAACGCTGAAAACTTTGAAGTAAACATTTCCGCTAGTTTGGGCGAAGCGAAGCCCACAATTAAGGAGCCAAATTTAAA GCCCGAAAAGTCATTTGCCGAGCTTCTGGAAGAAGTCATGGGTAAAGCACCAGAGGAGAAACCACTCACTTCAGCTGAAGAAACCAGCACGCGTCCTGCAGATGGCACATTCTTCGAGTCGCAAAAGACGACAATATTCAATCGCATAAATCGACGTAACAAGTTCAAAAAGCTTATTACGCCAGCAACACAAAATAATGACAGTTTTGAAACGGCTGAATCACAAGGTCTGGGCTCTCAACTTTTAAACTCATTTAACGCAAAAGAGAAGTCCAGCGATGAAATAGTGAAGGAACTAGCAACAACTACGTCACTCACACCTGCACCGGTAGACCAAATGACAGCACCTACACCAACAACTGCACCTAGTCCTCCGGTGACTACAATGTACACCGAAGAACCAACAACATCTCAACCAATAGATGTCACCTCATACGCCACTACTTTAGCTATTACTGATGCTGTAGATAAAACAACGATGACGCCAACGAAAAATGAAGCAGAAGCTGAGACATACGGTTCAGCAGAAAATGCTACACGACGCATGGACGTTGCTGCGGTAGATGATTTGGAATCACAGCCAAGCATATTTTCAGAAGTTAAGAGACAACTACATGACTTATTCGCCATTGAGGAGTCAGAGGATCATGCTGTGACAGCTGCTTTGGCAGCGGTAGGCAAACGAAGACAAGAATATATGAATATCAAACGAACAAAACCAGATACAACAACGGAAGCGATGAATGCCGAACTCCTAGCAGTTACAGAACCAACATCGGCTGCGGCAAAAACCGATGGTAAAGTAAGGAACCCGCTCCATAAAAATCTAATGGACCAGGTGGTATATGCGACTTCCACATCGACGAAAGAAACAGCGGAAACAGAAATCTGCTATCGTGGACGTTGTATACGTTCCGAAGACTTGCCGCCTAATCACAAATTGAATTAG